In Arsenicicoccus sp. oral taxon 190, the following are encoded in one genomic region:
- the ndk gene encoding nucleoside-diphosphate kinase, which produces MTETTTERSLVLVKPDGFGRGLTGEVLRRIEAKGYTLAQLQILTPDRARLERHYAEHEGKPFYEPLLDFMSSGPVCAAVVEGDRVIEGFRSLAGATDPTKAAPGTIRGDLGRDWGPGVQKNIVHGSDSPESAEREIGIWFPEA; this is translated from the coding sequence ATGACTGAGACCACCACCGAGCGCTCCCTCGTCCTCGTCAAGCCGGACGGGTTCGGGCGCGGCCTGACCGGCGAGGTGCTGCGCCGGATCGAGGCCAAGGGCTACACCCTCGCCCAGCTGCAGATCCTCACCCCCGACCGGGCCCGCCTGGAGCGCCACTACGCCGAGCACGAGGGCAAGCCGTTCTACGAGCCGCTGCTCGACTTCATGTCCTCCGGCCCGGTCTGCGCCGCCGTGGTCGAGGGCGACCGGGTCATCGAGGGCTTCCGCTCCCTGGCCGGTGCGACCGACCCGACCAAGGCCGCGCCCGGCACGATCCGCGGCGACCTCGGCCGTGACTGGGGCCCCGGCGTCCAGAAGAACATCGTCCACGGCTCGGACTCCCCGGAGTCGGCCGAGCGCGAGATCGGCATCTGGTTCCCCGAGGCCTGA
- a CDS encoding MarR family winged helix-turn-helix transcriptional regulator, with product MPDPSRAPASRRRSEQRRRKVAEQYAADVAAYVAAGGDEQVQRVTTAVNRVGRQLDRWYATQLAGVGLTADEWAVLTRLARAGGETLTPSQLAEQTSVAPSSMTHRLDKLVDKGLVSRGPDPDSRARVLVTLSREGWESFREAMHALDRVERDVLAVLDSAQRDQLAALLDLVIGGIDDLVEPATLPR from the coding sequence ATGCCCGACCCGAGCCGTGCCCCAGCGTCCCGCCGGCGGTCGGAGCAGCGGCGGCGCAAGGTCGCGGAGCAGTATGCCGCCGACGTGGCCGCCTACGTCGCAGCCGGCGGCGACGAGCAGGTGCAGCGCGTGACGACCGCGGTCAACCGGGTGGGGCGTCAGCTGGACCGGTGGTATGCCACCCAGCTCGCCGGCGTCGGGCTCACCGCCGACGAGTGGGCGGTCCTGACCCGGCTCGCCCGGGCCGGCGGGGAGACCCTCACACCCAGCCAGCTGGCCGAGCAGACCAGCGTGGCCCCGTCCTCCATGACGCACCGGCTGGACAAGCTCGTCGACAAGGGACTGGTGAGCCGAGGCCCGGACCCGGACAGCCGGGCGCGCGTCCTGGTGACGCTCTCTCGCGAGGGCTGGGAGAGCTTCCGGGAGGCGATGCACGCCCTGGATCGCGTCGAGCGTGACGTGCTCGCGGTGCTCGACAGCGCCCAGCGCGACCAGCTCGCGGCGCTGCTCGACCTGGTCATCGGCGGGATCGACGACCTGGTCGAGCCCGCGACCCTCCCCCGCTGA
- a CDS encoding YbdD/YjiX family protein, translated as METLGKALSTARWYWRGVTGADAYERYVAHLQRVHPDAPVPTERDFWRQKYADQERNPTTRCC; from the coding sequence ATGGAGACCCTCGGCAAGGCACTCAGCACGGCCCGGTGGTACTGGCGGGGCGTGACCGGCGCGGACGCCTACGAGCGCTACGTCGCCCACCTGCAGCGCGTCCACCCCGACGCCCCCGTGCCCACCGAGCGTGACTTCTGGCGGCAGAAGTACGCCGACCAGGAGCGCAACCCCACCACACGCTGCTGTTAG